In a genomic window of Sphingomonas lutea:
- the ruvA gene encoding Holliday junction branch migration protein RuvA, whose product MIARLSGILAETSADGAVIDVAGVGYLVHASARTLDAIGPVGGEVMLLTELQVREDAWTLFGFGSTAERDTFRALTSVQGVGGRLAIAILSALSPDELSRAVSQGDKAMIGRANGVGPKLAMRIANELQGKLGAPGLGGGAPLPRAGAAADALSALANLGFKPAEASAAVNAAIDELGTDAGLDALVRLALRKAGK is encoded by the coding sequence ATGATCGCGCGCCTTTCCGGAATTCTTGCTGAAACCAGCGCCGACGGCGCCGTGATCGATGTCGCGGGGGTCGGCTATCTCGTCCACGCCAGCGCCCGCACGCTCGACGCAATTGGCCCGGTCGGCGGAGAGGTGATGCTGCTCACCGAACTCCAGGTGCGTGAGGATGCCTGGACCCTGTTCGGCTTTGGCTCGACTGCCGAGCGCGACACGTTCCGCGCGCTGACCTCGGTCCAAGGCGTGGGCGGGCGGTTGGCGATCGCGATTCTTTCCGCGCTCTCCCCCGACGAGCTGTCACGCGCCGTCAGCCAGGGCGACAAGGCAATGATTGGGCGCGCCAACGGCGTCGGACCCAAGCTCGCGATGCGGATAGCTAATGAATTGCAGGGAAAGCTTGGCGCGCCCGGGCTCGGCGGCGGCGCGCCATTGCCCCGCGCGGGCGCTGCTGCAGACGCGTTGTCCGCTCTCGCCAACCTTGGCTTCAAGCCTGCCGAAGCGAGTGCCGCCGTAAACGCCGCGATCGACGAACTCGGCACGGATGCGGGGCTCGACGCACTGGTCCGGCTGGCGCTGCGCAAGGCGGGAAAGTGA
- the ruvC gene encoding crossover junction endodeoxyribonuclease RuvC — MRILGLDPGLGTTGWGLIEADGNRLRHVANGQIKTDSAAPLPRRLAHLADQLDALLADHPADGAAVEEVFVNKNPQSTLKLGQARGVVIMVAARAGLDVGEYAARLVKKAVVGNGNADKVQVHAMIARLLPGAAICGPDAADALAVAVTHAHHLASQVRLPRA; from the coding sequence CTGAGAATCCTCGGTCTCGATCCCGGACTCGGCACGACCGGCTGGGGCCTGATCGAGGCGGACGGCAATCGCTTGCGTCACGTCGCCAACGGCCAGATCAAGACCGATAGCGCAGCGCCGCTGCCGCGCCGGCTCGCCCACCTCGCGGACCAGCTCGACGCGCTACTGGCCGATCATCCGGCCGATGGCGCCGCCGTCGAGGAGGTGTTCGTCAACAAGAACCCGCAATCGACGCTCAAGCTCGGCCAGGCACGCGGCGTGGTAATCATGGTCGCCGCGCGCGCCGGCCTGGATGTCGGCGAATATGCCGCCCGGCTGGTCAAGAAAGCGGTGGTCGGCAACGGCAATGCCGACAAGGTGCAGGTCCACGCGATGATCGCGCGGCTTCTGCCCGGCGCCGCGATCTGCGGGCCCGATGCGGCCGACGCGCTCGCGGTCGCCGTCACCCATGCGCATCACCTGGCTTCACAAGTCCGTTTGCCCCGAGCGTAG
- a CDS encoding YebC/PmpR family DNA-binding transcriptional regulator, whose amino-acid sequence MAGHSKYKNIMYRKGAQDKKRSALFSKLSREITVAAKMGLPDPDANARLRAAIIAARAQSMPKDNIQRAIDKASGSDAENYEEMRYEGFGPGGVAIIVEALTDNRNRTATNLRTAFSKNGGNLGASGSVSHGFERMGLIEYPASAGDADKLFEAASEAGAEDVESDEGGHRIWTSVENLHEVSRALEALLGEAEGTKLAWKPSTEVEVRGDDAASLMKLIDTLDEDDDVQTVWGNYDVPEDELEKLA is encoded by the coding sequence ATGGCCGGCCACAGCAAATATAAGAACATCATGTATCGGAAGGGGGCGCAGGATAAGAAGCGCTCCGCCCTCTTCTCCAAGCTCAGCCGCGAAATCACCGTCGCGGCCAAGATGGGCCTGCCCGATCCCGACGCCAATGCGCGGCTTCGCGCAGCGATCATCGCCGCGCGCGCCCAGTCGATGCCCAAGGACAATATTCAGCGCGCGATCGACAAGGCATCGGGCAGCGACGCCGAAAATTACGAAGAGATGCGTTATGAGGGCTTCGGCCCCGGCGGGGTGGCCATCATCGTCGAGGCGCTGACCGACAACCGCAACCGTACTGCAACCAACCTGCGCACCGCTTTCTCCAAGAACGGCGGTAATCTCGGCGCGAGCGGCAGCGTGAGCCACGGTTTTGAGCGCATGGGCCTGATCGAATACCCCGCCAGCGCGGGTGATGCCGACAAGCTGTTCGAAGCGGCAAGCGAAGCCGGCGCCGAGGACGTCGAAAGCGACGAGGGCGGCCATCGCATCTGGACCAGCGTCGAGAATCTGCACGAGGTCTCGCGCGCGCTCGAAGCCTTGTTGGGCGAGGCCGAAGGGACGAAGCTCGCGTGGAAGCCGTCGACCGAAGTTGAAGTGCGCGGCGACGACGCGGCCAGCCTGATGAAGCTGATCGATACGCTTGACGAGGACGACGACGTCCAGACCGTCTGGGGCAATTACGACGTCCCTGAGGACGAACTGGAGAAGCTTGCCTAA
- a CDS encoding DUF2312 domain-containing protein: MAEGNVAADQLRLFIERIERLEEEKKGIADDVRDVYAEAKANGYDPKIMRMIVRLRKMETHTRQEQDAVLETYRNALGLA; the protein is encoded by the coding sequence ATGGCGGAAGGCAATGTCGCGGCGGATCAGCTGCGGCTGTTCATCGAGCGGATCGAGCGGCTCGAGGAAGAGAAGAAGGGCATCGCGGACGATGTTCGCGACGTTTATGCGGAGGCCAAGGCGAACGGCTACGACCCAAAGATCATGCGCATGATCGTCCGCCTGCGGAAAATGGAGACCCACACGCGCCAGGAACAGGACGCGGTCCTGGAAACCTATCGCAACGCGCTGGGTCTCGCGTAA
- the rplL gene encoding 50S ribosomal protein L7/L12, whose translation MADIAKLVDQLSELTVLEAADLAKALEEKWGVSAAAAVAVAGPAGGGAAAPAAEEKTEFDVILTGDGGKKINVIKEVRVITGLGLGEAKALVEGAPKALKEGVNKDEAEKIKKQIEEAGGTVELK comes from the coding sequence ATGGCTGACATTGCTAAGCTGGTCGACCAGCTGTCTGAACTGACCGTCCTCGAAGCCGCGGACCTCGCCAAGGCGCTTGAAGAGAAGTGGGGCGTTTCCGCCGCTGCCGCGGTTGCGGTTGCCGGCCCGGCTGGTGGTGGCGCTGCTGCCCCGGCTGCCGAGGAAAAGACCGAATTCGACGTCATCCTGACGGGCGACGGCGGCAAGAAGATCAACGTGATCAAGGAAGTCCGCGTCATCACGGGCCTGGGCCTCGGCGAAGCCAAGGCGCTGGTCGAAGGCGCTCCGAAGGCGCTCAAGGAAGGCGTCAACAAGGACGAAGCCGAAAAGATCAAGAAGCAGATCGAAGAGGCCGGCGGCACCGTCGAACTCAAGTAA
- the rplJ gene encoding 50S ribosomal protein L10, producing the protein MDRSQKADLVAELKNVFTETSVVVITRNHGLTVAQSTDLRLKMRDAGAQYKVAKNRLALIALDGTRYSPLGELLTGPTALATSGDPVAAAKVAVDFAKTTDKFEIVGGAMGDTVLDVNGIKALAELPSLDQLRATIVGLIQAPATKIARTVNEPGAQLARVFGAYAAKEAA; encoded by the coding sequence ATGGATCGTTCGCAAAAAGCCGATCTGGTTGCCGAGCTGAAGAACGTCTTCACGGAGACGAGCGTGGTTGTGATAACGCGCAACCACGGTCTGACGGTGGCCCAGTCCACCGATCTTCGTCTGAAGATGCGCGACGCCGGCGCCCAGTATAAAGTTGCGAAGAACCGCCTTGCCCTGATTGCCCTCGATGGCACGCGCTACAGCCCGCTCGGCGAATTGCTGACCGGACCGACCGCGCTGGCCACCTCGGGCGATCCCGTTGCGGCCGCCAAGGTTGCAGTGGATTTCGCCAAGACGACCGACAAGTTCGAAATCGTCGGCGGCGCAATGGGCGACACCGTGCTCGACGTGAACGGAATCAAGGCGCTTGCCGAGCTTCCGTCGCTCGACCAGCTGCGCGCGACCATCGTGGGCCTCATCCAGGCGCCTGCGACCAAGATCGCCCGCACGGTCAACGAGCCTGGTGCTCAGCTGGCACGGGTCTTCGGTGCTTATGCCGCCAAAGAGGCTGCATAA
- a CDS encoding outer membrane protein, whose translation MRNLFLAGAAALAVLATPAAARDGSGYVGVDAGFLFPKVSDFDVDVDGDGTADFDSGYGVDFKTGYDIDINGGYDFGMFRVEGELAYKRAKADEFELDPLLQDEIEDELGFPLTDEDLDLDGRVTVTSGMLNGLLDLGGEGGVGGFIGGGIGLANVDFSSDGDGDSDSAWAWQFLAGIRAPISENIDVGVKYRYFRTGRLNYDTSFDFDGDTFDTGLRTRFSSHSLLASLTYNFGAAVAPPPPPPPPPPPPPEAPATITCPDGSVILATSTCPAPPPPPPPPPPSAGERGQ comes from the coding sequence ATGCGTAATCTTTTCCTTGCGGGCGCTGCGGCGCTGGCCGTCCTTGCGACGCCGGCTGCGGCTCGCGACGGGTCGGGCTATGTCGGCGTCGACGCCGGCTTCCTGTTCCCGAAGGTGTCGGACTTCGACGTGGACGTCGATGGCGACGGCACCGCTGATTTCGACAGCGGCTACGGCGTCGATTTCAAGACCGGATACGACATCGACATCAACGGCGGTTACGACTTCGGTATGTTCCGCGTCGAGGGCGAGCTCGCCTACAAGCGCGCCAAGGCCGACGAGTTCGAACTCGACCCGCTGCTCCAGGACGAGATCGAGGACGAGCTGGGCTTCCCGCTGACCGACGAAGATCTCGACCTCGACGGTCGCGTCACCGTCACGTCCGGCATGCTCAACGGCCTGCTTGACCTTGGTGGTGAAGGCGGCGTCGGCGGCTTCATCGGTGGCGGCATCGGTCTCGCCAACGTCGACTTTTCCAGTGATGGCGACGGCGACAGCGACAGCGCCTGGGCCTGGCAGTTCCTTGCCGGCATCCGTGCGCCGATCAGCGAGAACATCGATGTCGGCGTGAAGTATCGCTACTTCCGCACCGGTCGTCTGAACTATGACACGTCGTTCGATTTCGACGGCGACACGTTCGACACCGGCCTGCGCACGCGCTTCAGCTCGCACAGCTTGCTGGCCAGCCTGACCTACAACTTCGGCGCCGCGGTTGCACCGCCGCCGCCGCCCCCGCCGCCGCCGCCGCCGCCGCCGGAAGCTCCCGCGACGATCACCTGCCCGGACGGCTCGGTGATCCTGGCGACGAGCACCTGCCCGGCGCCGCCGCCCCCGCCGCCCCCGCCGCCGCCGTCGGCTGGTGAGCGCGGCCAGTAA
- the rplA gene encoding 50S ribosomal protein L1, protein MAKLTKKQKAQAGSVDREKLYGVDEAIGLVKSLATSKFDETVEVAMNLGVDPRHADQMVRGVVNLPKGTGKTVRVAVFAKGAKADEATGAGADKVGAEDLMEEMQAGKLDYDRVIATPDMMGVVGRLGKVLGPKGLMPNPKLGTVTMDVAKAVTDAKSGQVEFRVEKAGIIHAGIGKASFSEGDLKDNFNAFVDAIVKAKPTGAKGKFVQKVSVSSSMGPGVKVDLAEIAGA, encoded by the coding sequence ATGGCGAAGCTGACCAAGAAGCAGAAGGCTCAGGCCGGTTCGGTCGATCGCGAAAAGCTCTACGGCGTCGATGAGGCGATCGGGCTGGTGAAGAGCCTGGCCACATCGAAGTTCGATGAGACCGTCGAAGTGGCGATGAATCTGGGCGTCGATCCGCGCCACGCCGACCAGATGGTCCGCGGCGTCGTCAACCTGCCCAAGGGCACCGGCAAGACGGTTCGCGTCGCGGTGTTCGCCAAGGGCGCGAAGGCAGATGAAGCCACGGGTGCCGGCGCCGACAAGGTTGGTGCCGAAGACCTGATGGAAGAAATGCAGGCCGGCAAGCTCGACTATGACCGCGTCATTGCGACGCCGGACATGATGGGCGTTGTCGGTCGCCTCGGTAAGGTGCTGGGTCCCAAGGGCCTGATGCCGAACCCGAAGCTCGGCACCGTGACGATGGACGTCGCCAAGGCAGTGACCGATGCCAAGTCGGGCCAGGTCGAGTTCCGCGTCGAGAAGGCGGGGATCATCCACGCCGGCATCGGCAAGGCCAGCTTCAGCGAAGGCGACCTCAAGGACAATTTCAACGCCTTCGTCGACGCCATCGTCAAGGCCAAGCCGACCGGCGCCAAGGGCAAGTTCGTCCAGAAGGTTTCGGTGTCATCATCGATGGGCCCGGGCGTGAAAGTCGACCTTGCGGAGATTGCAGGCGCCTGA
- the rplK gene encoding 50S ribosomal protein L11 — protein sequence MAKKITGYIKLQVPAGAATPAPPIGPALGQRGVNIMEFTKAFNAATQEMERGAPIPTVITVYADRSFSFATKTPPASFLLKKAAKIKSGSKEPGKVSGGTIRRSQLAEIAESKMKDLNANDIEAATKIIEGSARAMGLQVVEG from the coding sequence ATGGCCAAGAAAATTACCGGCTACATCAAGTTGCAGGTGCCCGCCGGCGCCGCGACGCCCGCTCCGCCGATCGGCCCTGCCCTCGGCCAGCGTGGTGTGAACATCATGGAATTCACCAAGGCGTTCAACGCCGCAACCCAGGAAATGGAACGCGGCGCGCCGATCCCGACGGTGATCACCGTCTACGCCGACCGCAGCTTTTCCTTCGCGACGAAGACGCCGCCGGCCAGCTTCCTTTTGAAGAAGGCGGCGAAGATCAAGTCGGGCTCAAAGGAGCCGGGCAAGGTTTCGGGCGGCACCATTCGCCGGTCGCAACTCGCCGAGATCGCCGAAAGTAAGATGAAGGATCTCAACGCCAACGATATCGAAGCGGCGACCAAGATCATCGAAGGCTCCGCCCGCGCGATGGGCCTCCAAGTGGTGGAGGGCTAA
- a CDS encoding cupin domain-containing protein, whose amino-acid sequence MKKALLLGITTLLISSAAPAQMNADQLEWGPPPAGLPDGALFAVLAGNPEQPGPFVIRLRFPPGYKILPHRHSGDEQITVLSGEVSLGRGRSYSERKATKLTRGGFSPEPPNTDHYAFTKEGVEIQIAGQGPFTIAYVRARDDPRRKR is encoded by the coding sequence ATGAAGAAGGCGCTCCTTCTGGGAATTACGACGCTGCTGATAAGTTCGGCTGCGCCGGCGCAGATGAATGCGGACCAGCTTGAATGGGGCCCGCCCCCGGCGGGACTTCCCGACGGGGCGTTGTTTGCGGTCCTCGCCGGCAATCCTGAACAGCCGGGACCGTTCGTCATTCGCTTGCGCTTCCCGCCCGGCTACAAGATTCTGCCGCACCGCCATAGCGGTGACGAGCAGATCACGGTCCTTTCCGGCGAAGTCTCGCTTGGCCGCGGCCGCAGCTATAGCGAGCGTAAGGCGACCAAGCTGACCCGCGGCGGCTTTTCGCCCGAACCGCCCAACACCGACCATTATGCCTTCACCAAGGAGGGCGTCGAGATTCAGATCGCCGGGCAGGGGCCTTTCACGATCGCTTATGTTCGCGCCAGGGATGATCCGCGGCGGAAGCGCTAG
- a CDS encoding AraC family transcriptional regulator has product MAAPRRNLGSDGSVGAWSTALFVLALQALALALVLWFSNGNRQANRLLAALMIVIAGLLTPFILGYAGAYDAWPRLTFAPFSIPLAVGPLLYAHVQALASGRRIAWWHWIAPAVQFGWQAVLFPLPTAMKFRIDAAVIEPFLSPVSSVAVLASMAAYGVACWRALQRYERWLAERRRQLRPARRIRWLTFALVPLVAARAGYSLFEALVRPINYFDLFGYYILLGLVGLWLGLEGWRQAEAPAPAAEDEDARRSDQGAAWIERLRAQGWWRDADLSLADLARELGTNAASLSRALAPHGGFAAVLGGIRSEAAAARIAAGQGDDLLRLAMDCGFGSKASFNRAFRARFGTSPSAFRADGAKPTEGEMLAR; this is encoded by the coding sequence TTGGCCGCACCGCGTCGAAACCTCGGCAGCGATGGTTCGGTTGGGGCATGGAGCACGGCGTTGTTCGTGCTGGCGCTGCAGGCACTGGCCCTGGCGCTGGTGCTTTGGTTTTCGAACGGCAACCGGCAGGCGAACCGCCTGCTCGCCGCGCTAATGATCGTGATCGCCGGTCTCCTGACCCCCTTCATCCTCGGATATGCGGGGGCGTATGACGCCTGGCCCCGGCTGACCTTCGCGCCATTTTCGATACCATTGGCAGTCGGGCCCTTGCTCTATGCGCACGTCCAGGCGCTGGCGAGCGGCCGGCGGATCGCCTGGTGGCACTGGATCGCGCCGGCGGTGCAATTCGGTTGGCAAGCGGTGTTGTTCCCGCTGCCCACCGCTATGAAATTCCGCATCGACGCGGCGGTGATCGAGCCATTCCTTAGCCCGGTGAGCAGCGTGGCGGTGCTCGCGTCGATGGCGGCGTACGGCGTCGCGTGCTGGCGCGCGTTGCAGCGGTACGAACGATGGTTGGCGGAGCGCCGACGGCAGTTGCGTCCGGCGCGGCGGATCCGCTGGCTGACGTTCGCGCTGGTGCCACTGGTCGCCGCGCGCGCGGGGTACAGCCTGTTCGAAGCGCTGGTTCGGCCGATCAATTATTTCGACCTGTTCGGCTATTACATCCTGCTCGGCCTGGTCGGATTGTGGCTCGGGCTCGAAGGGTGGCGGCAGGCGGAGGCGCCTGCGCCTGCTGCCGAGGATGAAGACGCGCGCCGCAGCGACCAGGGCGCGGCATGGATCGAACGTTTGCGCGCACAAGGTTGGTGGCGCGACGCCGATTTGTCCCTGGCCGATTTGGCGCGAGAGCTGGGCACGAATGCCGCGAGCCTGTCGCGGGCGCTTGCGCCGCACGGCGGCTTTGCCGCGGTGCTGGGCGGGATACGCAGCGAAGCAGCAGCGGCGCGGATCGCGGCCGGCCAGGGCGACGACCTGCTGCGGCTGGCGATGGATTGCGGGTTCGGAAGCAAGGCAAGCTTCAACCGCGCGTTCCGCGCGCGCTTCGGGACCAGCCCAAGCGCCTTCCGCGCAGACGGCGCAAAACCGACGGAAGGCGAGATGTTGGCGCGTTGA
- a CDS encoding S41 family peptidase — translation MFAIDRRSFLGASLAAGVSTALPAQATATAVLSPKAMRDDLAVLGEVYAALHPGLDRYLGRRAFAARIEALRDWAATERSPQAFFVALGRLTAAVRCGHSYPNPVNQPDATAENLLSGRNRVPFAFRWIDGKMVLTRVLRDELPLRPGMVVEAVDGLPATELLRRLMPLGRADGSNDGKRRALMAVDGTGRYGAFDVYRPLVSAARADGMVDVRMRGKTIRLPAMTEEERQALGKGGQADDGGWEFAIGTDGVGLLRMPNWALYNSKWDWRGFIDRSVDQLIEQRARGLIVDLRENEGGLDCGDVLLERLIAKPVPAPTYRRYVRYRAVPAALRSHLDTWDKSFFDWSDKASDDGRRPGLLRLVREADDEPGAPLRPRGPRYAGPAAVLISPTCSSATFGFAQLIKGSGVATLVGETSGGNQRGINGGAYFFVQLKETGMEVDLPLIGYFPDRPQPDAGIAPDIFVRTTVADVVAGRDRGMDTARRWVRSA, via the coding sequence ATGTTCGCAATCGACCGCCGCTCATTCCTCGGCGCCAGCCTCGCCGCCGGCGTTTCCACCGCGCTCCCAGCGCAAGCCACCGCAACGGCCGTGCTGTCACCCAAGGCCATGCGCGACGATCTTGCCGTCTTGGGCGAAGTTTATGCGGCGCTCCACCCGGGCCTCGACCGCTACCTCGGCCGACGTGCGTTTGCGGCGCGCATCGAGGCCTTGCGCGATTGGGCCGCGACGGAACGGTCGCCGCAGGCATTCTTTGTCGCGCTCGGCCGCCTGACCGCCGCAGTTCGTTGCGGCCACAGCTACCCCAATCCGGTGAACCAGCCCGATGCCACTGCCGAGAATCTGCTCAGCGGCCGCAACCGCGTGCCCTTCGCCTTCCGCTGGATCGATGGCAAGATGGTCCTCACCCGCGTGCTGCGCGACGAACTGCCGCTGCGGCCGGGCATGGTGGTCGAAGCGGTCGACGGGCTGCCCGCGACCGAATTGCTTCGCCGCCTGATGCCGCTCGGACGGGCCGACGGCAGCAATGACGGCAAGCGGCGCGCGCTGATGGCGGTTGATGGCACCGGCCGCTACGGCGCGTTCGACGTCTATCGCCCGCTGGTTAGTGCCGCGCGCGCCGACGGCATGGTCGATGTTCGGATGCGCGGCAAAACGATCCGCCTGCCCGCCATGACCGAGGAAGAGCGGCAGGCGCTTGGTAAAGGGGGCCAGGCCGACGATGGCGGATGGGAATTCGCGATTGGGACCGACGGCGTCGGGCTACTGCGGATGCCCAATTGGGCGCTGTACAACAGCAAGTGGGACTGGCGCGGATTCATCGACCGCAGTGTCGACCAGTTGATCGAGCAGCGGGCGCGGGGCCTGATCGTCGATCTGCGCGAGAATGAAGGCGGTCTCGATTGCGGCGATGTGTTGCTGGAGCGGTTAATCGCCAAGCCGGTCCCGGCGCCCACCTATCGCCGTTACGTCCGCTATCGCGCGGTTCCCGCGGCGCTTCGATCGCACCTCGACACTTGGGACAAAAGCTTCTTCGATTGGAGTGACAAGGCCAGTGACGACGGGCGGCGACCGGGCCTGTTGCGGCTAGTACGCGAGGCCGACGATGAACCGGGGGCACCGCTTCGCCCGCGCGGACCGCGCTACGCCGGTCCGGCCGCTGTGCTGATTTCGCCGACCTGCTCCTCGGCCACCTTCGGCTTTGCGCAGCTGATCAAGGGCAGCGGGGTGGCAACGCTTGTTGGCGAGACCAGCGGCGGCAATCAGCGCGGCATCAACGGCGGCGCCTACTTTTTCGTCCAGCTGAAGGAAACGGGAATGGAGGTCGATTTGCCGCTGATCGGCTATTTCCCCGACCGCCCGCAACCCGATGCCGGGATCGCACCTGATATATTCGTACGCACGACGGTTGCGGATGTCGTGGCAGGCCGTGACCGTGGCATGGACACGGCACGGCGCTGGGTGCGATCGGCCTAG